The Streptomyces sp. NBC_01244 genome contains a region encoding:
- a CDS encoding M18 family aminopeptidase yields MSSPAARFDRGHTDDLMTFLAASPSQYHAVANAAERLEKAGFRQLAETDAWDASTGGKFVLRGGAIIAWYVPEGAAAHTPFRIIGAHTDSPNLRVKPLPDTGAQGWRQIAVEIYGGTLLNTWLDRDLGLAGRLTLLDGTERLVNIDRALMRVPQLAVHLDRSVNTDGLKLDKQRHMQPIWGLGDVHEGDLIAFLEDEEGLERGSVAGWDLMVHSIEPPAYLGRDRELLAGPRMDNLLSVHAGVAALAAASTAGTLDHIPVLAAFDHEENGSQSDTGADGPLLGNVLERSVFSRGGSYEDRARAFAGAICLSSDTGHAVHPNYAERHDPSHHPRANGGPILKVNVNQRYATDGSGRAVFVNACERAGVPWQTFVSNNSMPCGTTIGPITAARHGIQTVDIGVAILSMHSARELCGADDPYLLANVMLAFLEN; encoded by the coding sequence ATGAGCTCTCCCGCCGCCCGCTTCGACCGCGGCCACACCGACGACCTGATGACCTTCCTGGCGGCGAGTCCGTCCCAGTACCACGCCGTGGCCAACGCGGCCGAGCGGCTGGAGAAGGCCGGATTCAGGCAGTTGGCCGAGACCGACGCTTGGGACGCCAGCACGGGAGGCAAGTTCGTACTCCGCGGGGGCGCGATCATCGCCTGGTACGTGCCCGAAGGCGCTGCCGCGCACACCCCGTTCCGGATCATCGGCGCGCACACCGACTCCCCCAACCTCCGCGTCAAGCCGCTGCCCGACACCGGCGCCCAGGGCTGGCGGCAGATCGCCGTGGAGATCTACGGCGGCACCCTGCTCAACACCTGGCTCGACCGCGACCTGGGCCTGGCCGGACGGCTGACCCTGCTCGACGGCACCGAACGGCTCGTCAACATCGACCGTGCGCTGATGCGCGTACCCCAACTCGCCGTGCACCTGGACCGGTCGGTGAACACCGACGGGCTCAAGCTGGACAAGCAGCGGCACATGCAACCGATCTGGGGCCTCGGCGACGTCCACGAAGGCGACCTGATCGCCTTCCTCGAGGACGAGGAAGGCCTCGAGCGCGGCTCCGTGGCCGGCTGGGACCTGATGGTCCATTCGATCGAGCCCCCGGCCTACCTGGGCCGCGACCGCGAGCTGCTGGCCGGCCCGCGCATGGACAACCTGCTGTCGGTCCACGCCGGCGTCGCGGCCCTCGCCGCGGCCTCCACCGCGGGCACGCTCGACCACATCCCGGTCCTGGCCGCCTTCGACCACGAGGAGAACGGCTCGCAGTCGGACACCGGCGCGGACGGGCCCCTGCTGGGCAACGTGCTGGAACGTTCAGTCTTCTCGCGCGGCGGCTCCTACGAGGACCGCGCGCGGGCCTTCGCGGGCGCGATCTGCCTCTCCTCGGACACCGGCCACGCCGTGCACCCCAACTACGCGGAGCGGCACGACCCCTCGCACCACCCGCGCGCCAACGGCGGCCCGATCCTGAAGGTCAACGTCAACCAGCGGTACGCGACCGACGGCAGCGGCCGCGCGGTGTTCGTGAACGCCTGCGAGCGCGCCGGCGTCCCGTGGCAGACCTTCGTCTCCAACAACTCGATGCCGTGCGGCACGACGATCGGCCCGATCACCGCCGCCCGCCACGGCATCCAGACGGTCGACATCGGCGTGGCCATCCTGTCGATGCACAGCGCCCGCGAACTGTGCGGCGCGGACGACCCGTACCTCCTGGCCAACGTCATGCTGGCGTTCCTGGAGAACTGA
- a CDS encoding NAD(P)-dependent oxidoreductase, which yields MNQVTTGTTPTTTTTVTVIGLGPMGRAMAAAYLDAGYEVTVWNRSIGKDTELVARGARRAGSAAEAVAASGLTVLSLIDVDAMYPTLGDADLGGRVLANLSSDVPDKARAAARWAQERGASYLTGGVNVPPTGIGQEGSSAFVSGPEDVYAAHRAALDVLAATDYRGADAGYAQLYYQLNMIMFWTSYTGWYQALAVARANGLTAADIVPYAGYTADTLRGFYEGSAPLIDADAHEGTYERLAMCAASVEHILHTAADSGVDTGILTAHADLYRRGVAAGFGADSSSRLIQVLGAGA from the coding sequence ATGAACCAGGTCACGACCGGAACGACACCCACCACGACCACCACCGTCACCGTCATCGGGCTCGGCCCCATGGGCCGGGCCATGGCCGCCGCCTACCTGGACGCCGGCTACGAGGTCACCGTCTGGAACCGCAGCATCGGCAAGGACACCGAGCTCGTGGCACGCGGAGCGCGGCGGGCCGGGAGCGCCGCCGAGGCGGTCGCGGCGAGCGGGCTGACCGTGCTCAGCCTCATCGACGTGGACGCCATGTACCCGACCCTCGGCGACGCCGACCTCGGCGGCCGGGTCCTGGCCAACCTGTCCTCCGACGTACCCGACAAGGCCCGGGCGGCCGCCCGCTGGGCGCAGGAGCGCGGGGCCTCCTACCTGACGGGCGGGGTCAACGTCCCGCCGACCGGCATCGGCCAGGAGGGCTCGTCCGCCTTCGTCAGCGGACCCGAGGACGTCTACGCCGCCCACCGCGCGGCGCTCGACGTGCTCGCCGCCACCGACTACCGGGGCGCCGACGCCGGATACGCGCAGCTCTACTACCAGCTCAACATGATCATGTTCTGGACCTCGTACACCGGCTGGTACCAGGCACTCGCCGTGGCGCGGGCCAACGGCCTGACGGCCGCGGACATCGTGCCGTACGCCGGTTACACCGCCGACACCCTGCGCGGCTTCTACGAGGGCTCCGCCCCGCTGATCGACGCGGACGCGCACGAGGGCACGTACGAGCGCCTCGCCATGTGCGCCGCGAGCGTGGAGCACATCCTCCACACCGCCGCCGACTCCGGCGTGGACACCGGGATCCTGACGGCGCACGCCGACCTGTACCGCCGCGGAGTCGCCGCGGGCTTCGGCGCCGACAGCAGCTCGCGGCTGATCCAGGTACTGGGCGCCGGCGCCTGA
- a CDS encoding NHL domain-containing thioredoxin family protein produces the protein MNDAAPAPTPAPAPRRARVRAPELIGKGGWLNTGGKDLTLADLRGRITILDFWTFCCVNCLHVLDELRELEEKHRDTVVIVGVHSPKFVHEAEHSAVVDAVERYGVHHPVLDDPELATWKQYAVRAWPTLVVIDPEGYVVAQHAGEGHAHAIAKLVEELEAEHEAKGTLRRGDGPYVAPEPVAGDLRFPGKALVLPSGNLLVSDTTRHQLVELAPDGESVVRRIGGGERGFGPEAFSEPQGLALLPDGSVVVADTVNHALRRFDPATGAVETVAGTGRQWWQGSPTSGPALEVDLSSPWDVAWWQGKVWIAMAGVHQLWTWDPQSDTVAVAAGTTNEGLHDGPAAEAWFAQPSGLAATEDRLWIADSETSALRYVEVGDGGGHAIRTAVGSGLFDFGHRDGDAAQALLQHPLGVTALPDGSVAVCDTYNHALRRYDPATGQVTTLATDLREPSDAVLVGDDIVVVESAQHRLTRLRLPEEAVRVDAVAHRTQRAATEVAPGTLRLDIVFRAPSGQKLDTRYGPSTRLLVSSTPPELLTAGEGAGTDLFRELALNPELTEGVLHVSAMAASCDDDPENEYPACHVHQQDWGVPVSITPGGATRLPLVLAGMDD, from the coding sequence ATGAACGATGCTGCCCCGGCGCCCACCCCCGCGCCCGCGCCCCGCCGAGCCCGAGTCCGTGCCCCCGAGCTGATCGGCAAGGGCGGCTGGCTCAATACCGGTGGGAAGGATCTGACCCTCGCCGACCTGCGGGGGCGGATCACGATTCTCGATTTTTGGACCTTCTGCTGTGTGAACTGCCTGCACGTGCTCGACGAGCTGCGCGAGCTGGAGGAGAAGCACCGCGACACCGTCGTGATCGTCGGGGTGCACTCGCCGAAGTTCGTGCACGAGGCCGAGCACTCCGCCGTCGTCGACGCCGTGGAGCGGTACGGGGTGCACCACCCCGTGCTCGACGATCCCGAGCTCGCGACCTGGAAGCAGTACGCCGTCCGCGCCTGGCCCACGCTCGTGGTGATCGACCCCGAGGGGTACGTCGTCGCGCAGCACGCCGGGGAGGGGCATGCGCACGCCATCGCGAAGCTCGTGGAGGAGCTGGAGGCAGAGCACGAGGCGAAGGGGACGCTGCGGCGCGGGGACGGGCCGTACGTGGCGCCCGAGCCGGTGGCGGGGGACCTGCGGTTCCCCGGGAAGGCGCTCGTGCTGCCCTCCGGGAACCTGCTCGTCTCCGATACGACCCGGCACCAGCTGGTGGAGCTGGCCCCCGACGGGGAGAGCGTCGTACGGCGCATCGGGGGCGGCGAGCGGGGGTTCGGGCCGGAGGCCTTCAGCGAGCCCCAGGGGCTGGCGCTGCTGCCCGACGGGTCCGTGGTCGTCGCCGACACCGTCAATCACGCGCTGCGGCGGTTCGACCCCGCGACCGGGGCCGTGGAGACCGTCGCCGGGACCGGGCGGCAGTGGTGGCAGGGGTCCCCGACCTCGGGGCCGGCCCTCGAGGTCGACCTGTCCTCGCCGTGGGACGTGGCCTGGTGGCAGGGCAAGGTGTGGATCGCCATGGCGGGCGTTCACCAGCTGTGGACGTGGGACCCGCAGAGCGACACGGTGGCCGTGGCCGCCGGGACGACCAACGAGGGGCTCCACGACGGGCCGGCCGCCGAGGCCTGGTTCGCGCAGCCGTCCGGGCTCGCGGCCACCGAGGACCGGCTGTGGATCGCCGACTCCGAGACGAGCGCACTGAGGTACGTGGAGGTGGGCGACGGCGGCGGCCATGCCATCCGCACCGCCGTCGGCAGCGGGCTCTTCGACTTCGGGCACCGGGACGGCGACGCCGCCCAGGCGCTGCTCCAGCACCCGCTCGGCGTCACCGCGCTGCCCGACGGGTCCGTCGCGGTGTGCGATACGTACAACCACGCCCTGCGGCGCTACGACCCCGCCACCGGGCAGGTCACCACCCTGGCCACCGATCTGCGCGAGCCCAGCGACGCCGTGCTCGTCGGGGACGACATCGTGGTCGTGGAGTCGGCCCAGCACCGGCTGACCCGGCTGCGCCTTCCCGAGGAGGCCGTACGGGTCGACGCGGTGGCGCACCGCACGCAGCGGGCCGCCACCGAGGTGGCCCCCGGCACGCTGCGGCTCGACATCGTCTTCCGGGCACCGTCCGGGCAGAAGCTCGACACCCGTTACGGGCCCTCGACCCGCCTGCTGGTCTCCTCGACGCCGCCCGAACTGCTGACGGCGGGGGAGGGGGCCGGGACCGACCTGTTCCGGGAGCTCGCGCTGAACCCGGAACTGACCGAGGGCGTCCTGCACGTCTCCGCGATGGCCGCGTCCTGCGACGACGACCCGGAGAACGAGTACCCCGCCTGCCACGTCCACCAGCAGGACTGGGGGGTGCCGGTGAGCATCACCCCCGGCGGCGCGACCCGACTGCCCCTGGTGCTGGCGGGGATGGACGACTGA
- a CDS encoding carbon-nitrogen family hydrolase, whose product MRASLIQIAVNEGESVVSRRSRAADLVREQSGSDLVVLPELWTVGAFAYEQFETEAEPLDGPTYGAMAAAARDAGVWLHAGSFVERAGDGSLYNTALVLSPTGELAATYRKIHRFGFDQGEAVLMSAGESLTTVALPEQTLGLATCYDLRFPELFRGLVDAGATTLVVSAGWPARRRGHWTLLNRARAVEDQSYVLACGTAGTNGGVEQAGHSLAVDPWGEVLAEAGPGEEVLTVDLDPKKVAETREQFPALKDRRLGL is encoded by the coding sequence GTGCGCGCTTCCCTGATCCAAATCGCGGTGAATGAGGGGGAGTCGGTGGTTTCCCGCCGCTCCCGTGCCGCCGACCTCGTGCGCGAACAGTCCGGCTCGGACCTCGTCGTCCTGCCGGAACTGTGGACCGTGGGCGCCTTCGCCTACGAGCAGTTCGAGACAGAGGCCGAGCCGCTGGACGGCCCGACCTACGGGGCCATGGCCGCGGCCGCCCGCGATGCCGGGGTCTGGCTGCACGCCGGCTCCTTCGTGGAGCGCGCGGGCGACGGCTCGCTCTACAACACCGCGCTCGTCCTCTCCCCGACGGGCGAGCTCGCCGCCACGTACCGCAAGATCCACCGCTTCGGCTTCGACCAGGGCGAGGCCGTCCTGATGTCCGCGGGCGAGTCCCTGACCACGGTCGCCCTGCCGGAGCAGACCCTCGGCCTCGCCACCTGCTACGACCTGCGCTTCCCGGAGCTGTTCCGCGGCCTGGTCGACGCCGGGGCGACGACGCTGGTCGTCTCCGCGGGCTGGCCGGCCCGCCGCCGGGGCCACTGGACGCTGCTGAACCGGGCCCGCGCCGTCGAGGACCAGTCGTACGTCCTCGCCTGCGGGACGGCCGGCACCAACGGCGGCGTGGAACAGGCCGGCCACAGCCTGGCCGTGGATCCCTGGGGCGAGGTCCTCGCGGAGGCGGGCCCGGGGGAGGAGGTCCTGACGGTGGACCTCGACCCGAAGAAGGTCGCCGAAACCCGCGAGCAGTTCCCGGCCCTGAAGGACCGCCGCCTCGGCCTCTGA
- a CDS encoding SseB family protein, protein MYGYDQNVSAGQQGGYAQPQQGYAQQQPQQPLYPEPSPPSLADAVRAFTTGSLSAEDFQQIFASSKVYCPRGDTPGFLALHNTQQPVIPMFTTLKELRRYAGKESKYFVITGAEVIDLLPTGYGFVLDMEGDHRMVFDAKAVEQMVDFAMRRMYG, encoded by the coding sequence ATGTACGGCTATGACCAGAACGTGAGCGCGGGGCAGCAGGGCGGCTACGCCCAGCCCCAGCAGGGCTACGCGCAGCAGCAGCCTCAGCAGCCGCTGTACCCCGAGCCCTCGCCGCCCTCCCTCGCGGACGCGGTGCGCGCCTTCACGACCGGGTCGCTGTCCGCCGAGGACTTCCAGCAGATCTTCGCCTCCTCGAAGGTCTACTGCCCGCGCGGCGACACCCCGGGCTTCCTGGCGCTGCACAACACGCAGCAGCCGGTCATCCCGATGTTCACCACCCTCAAGGAGCTCCGCCGGTACGCCGGCAAGGAGTCCAAGTACTTCGTGATCACCGGCGCCGAGGTGATCGACCTGCTGCCCACCGGCTACGGCTTCGTCCTCGACATGGAGGGCGACCACCGGATGGTCTTCGACGCGAAGGCGGTCGAGCAGATGGTCGACTTCGCCATGCGCCGCATGTACGGCTAG
- a CDS encoding pirin family protein: MPAVTVENPLTLPRVGEPAQETTARKVLAVTTAPGGFEGEGFPVRRAFAGINYQYLDPFIMMDQMGEVEYAPGEPKGTPWHPHRGFETVTYLIDGTFVHQDSNGGGGVINGGDTQWMTAGSGLLHIEAPPESLVVSGGLFHGLQLWVNLPASDKMMPPRYQDIGGGQVQLLSTPDGGALLRVIAGELDGHEGPGITHTPITMIHATVAPGAQITLPWREDFNALAYVLAGRGSVGEDRRPIHTGQTAVFGEGGSLTLRADEGQDSNAPALEIVLLGGRPIREPMAHYGPFVMNSKHELQQAFDDFQAGRLGRIPTTERTGLGHRGTGEADTES; this comes from the coding sequence ATGCCTGCAGTGACTGTGGAGAACCCGTTGACGCTCCCGCGCGTCGGGGAGCCGGCCCAGGAGACGACCGCCCGCAAGGTGCTGGCCGTCACGACCGCCCCGGGTGGCTTCGAGGGTGAGGGATTCCCGGTGCGCCGTGCGTTCGCCGGGATCAACTACCAGTACCTCGACCCGTTCATCATGATGGACCAGATGGGCGAGGTGGAGTACGCCCCGGGCGAGCCCAAGGGCACCCCCTGGCACCCCCACCGCGGCTTCGAGACCGTCACCTACCTGATCGACGGAACCTTCGTCCACCAGGACAGCAACGGCGGCGGCGGAGTCATCAACGGCGGCGACACCCAGTGGATGACGGCAGGCAGCGGCCTGTTGCACATCGAGGCCCCGCCGGAGTCGCTCGTGGTGTCGGGCGGTCTCTTCCACGGCCTCCAGCTGTGGGTGAACCTCCCCGCCTCCGACAAGATGATGCCCCCGCGCTACCAGGACATCGGCGGCGGCCAGGTCCAGCTGCTGTCCACCCCGGACGGCGGCGCCCTGCTCCGCGTGATCGCCGGCGAGCTGGACGGCCACGAGGGCCCCGGCATCACCCACACCCCGATCACGATGATCCACGCGACGGTCGCACCCGGCGCGCAGATCACCCTCCCGTGGCGCGAGGACTTCAACGCCCTGGCGTACGTACTGGCCGGGCGCGGCTCGGTCGGCGAGGATCGGCGGCCCATCCACACCGGGCAGACCGCGGTCTTCGGCGAGGGCGGCTCGCTGACCCTGCGCGCGGACGAGGGTCAGGACTCCAACGCCCCGGCGCTGGAGATCGTCCTGCTCGGCGGGCGGCCGATCCGGGAGCCGATGGCGCACTACGGGCCGTTCGTGATGAACAGCAAGCACGAGCTCCAGCAGGCGTTCGACGACTTCCAGGCCGGACGGCTGGGTCGCATCCCGACCACCGAGCGCACCGGCCTCGGCCACCGCGGCACGGGCGAGGCCGACACCGAGTCGTAG
- a CDS encoding ArsR/SmtB family transcription factor — protein MLRVHFEAEDLLNVTFASEPLPLVELALALVAAQRTDQQAVFGRWRSLAARELPGRVRPLFDLLRPDGDNPQFVEPYVRNLEEGLTVIRDGASFLTPEGLARAATRAPGSPSWLRALWGRDRQAWDQLDAAIRSAYDVLIAPQWPRIRQSFQADVAWRTRLLAAHGIKACLASTHPEADWSGLVFEVGRPPDYEVRLGGRGLVLMPSPFWTGRPLLVDQPDGSYVLLYPALTPLPLVSPDRADGALDALLGRTRAAVLQLLIEQRTTSELARDLDISLPSVSEHTRTLRAAGLITTARDGKAVLHSATALGVDLLHSGA, from the coding sequence ATGCTGCGCGTGCACTTCGAGGCCGAGGACCTGCTCAACGTCACGTTCGCGAGCGAGCCGCTGCCCCTGGTGGAGCTGGCCCTCGCGCTCGTCGCCGCGCAGCGCACGGACCAGCAGGCGGTTTTCGGCCGTTGGCGGAGCCTCGCCGCGCGGGAGCTGCCGGGGCGGGTGCGGCCGCTGTTCGACCTGCTCCGTCCCGACGGGGACAACCCGCAGTTCGTGGAGCCGTACGTACGGAACCTCGAGGAGGGCCTCACCGTCATCCGGGACGGAGCCTCCTTCCTCACGCCGGAGGGGCTCGCCCGCGCCGCCACCCGCGCGCCCGGCTCCCCGTCCTGGCTACGCGCCCTGTGGGGCCGCGACCGGCAGGCCTGGGACCAGCTCGACGCCGCGATCCGGTCGGCGTACGACGTCCTCATAGCCCCGCAGTGGCCGCGGATCCGGCAGTCCTTCCAGGCGGACGTGGCCTGGCGGACCCGACTGCTGGCCGCGCACGGGATCAAGGCCTGCCTGGCGAGCACCCACCCGGAGGCCGACTGGTCGGGCCTCGTCTTCGAAGTGGGCCGGCCGCCGGACTACGAGGTCCGGCTCGGCGGGCGCGGGCTGGTGCTGATGCCCTCGCCGTTCTGGACGGGCCGCCCGCTGCTGGTCGACCAGCCGGACGGGTCGTACGTACTCCTCTACCCGGCGCTGACCCCCCTGCCGCTGGTGTCCCCGGACCGGGCGGACGGCGCGCTGGACGCGCTGCTGGGGCGGACCCGGGCGGCCGTGCTCCAGCTGCTGATAGAGCAGCGGACCACCTCCGAGCTGGCCCGCGACCTCGACATCAGCCTCCCGTCGGTCTCGGAGCACACCCGCACGCTGCGCGCGGCGGGCCTGATCACCACGGCCCGGGACGGCAAGGCGGTCCTGCACTCGGCGACCGCGCTGGGCGTGGACCTCCTGCACAGCGGCGCCTGA
- a CDS encoding SCO4225 family membrane protein: MVRRWSKTEMWVPGAYLAVVIGMLVYIAIGSRTGDIGFFGVWPILATAPVSLLLLSTFGPAAAALDETPPVEGPVYEGSQPPPEPVPTEFDPESAPRPADWVAPDTSYDGKFDMGTEFGFYGAVLVSALINAAAIWALLRHVARRRDARGARP, translated from the coding sequence ATGGTGCGGCGCTGGTCGAAGACCGAGATGTGGGTGCCCGGTGCGTACCTGGCCGTGGTGATCGGGATGCTGGTCTACATCGCGATCGGCAGCCGGACCGGGGACATCGGGTTCTTCGGAGTCTGGCCGATCCTGGCCACCGCGCCGGTCAGCCTCCTGCTGCTGAGCACCTTCGGACCCGCGGCAGCGGCCCTGGACGAGACGCCTCCGGTCGAAGGGCCCGTCTACGAAGGCTCGCAGCCGCCTCCCGAGCCGGTGCCCACGGAGTTCGATCCGGAGTCCGCCCCGCGCCCCGCGGACTGGGTGGCACCGGACACGTCCTACGACGGCAAGTTCGACATGGGGACCGAGTTCGGCTTCTACGGTGCGGTCCTGGTCAGCGCCCTGATCAACGCCGCCGCGATCTGGGCCCTGCTCCGCCACGTGGCGCGGCGGCGCGACGCCCGGGGTGCGCGGCCCTAG
- a CDS encoding LURP-one-related/scramblase family protein: MKYLVRDKMLAIGDDYWIEDEDGRHAFLVDGKALRFRDTLELKDPDGRILITLREKLFALRDAMTLERDERRLAVIRKKRFSLLRNHYSVVLNEGTELDVSGRILDREFKVEYDGELLALISRQWYRIRETYAVDVVREDADASLLIAVAVCVIRMAEKEREGPGDEP; this comes from the coding sequence GTGAAATACCTGGTACGGGACAAAATGCTGGCCATCGGGGACGACTACTGGATCGAGGACGAGGACGGCCGGCACGCCTTCCTCGTGGACGGGAAGGCCCTGCGGTTCCGGGACACCCTGGAGCTGAAGGATCCCGACGGGCGGATCCTCATCACGCTGCGGGAGAAGCTCTTCGCCCTGCGCGACGCGATGACGCTGGAGCGCGACGAGCGGCGGCTGGCGGTGATCCGGAAGAAGCGGTTCTCGCTGCTGCGCAACCACTACTCGGTGGTGCTCAACGAGGGCACCGAGCTCGATGTCAGCGGGCGGATCCTGGACCGGGAGTTCAAGGTCGAGTACGACGGGGAGCTGCTGGCGCTGATTTCCCGCCAGTGGTATCGGATCCGCGAGACGTACGCCGTCGACGTGGTCCGCGAGGACGCCGACGCCTCGCTGCTGATCGCCGTCGCGGTGTGCGTGATCCGGATGGCGGAGAAGGAGCGGGAGGGCCCGGGCGACGAGCCGTAG
- a CDS encoding TetR/AcrR family transcriptional regulator codes for MAAAEVKATATATATADGLGTRERLVRTASRLLQHGGYENTPVKQLVREAEATLGSLYHFFPGGKQELAVAAIHFGDEEFAELLRSGLSAHADPARAMEAVAELLAEALEESDWRDGCPVTATALESVGRLPELQAACAQAFANWQRIVAAKLLACGHPEPEARDLAVTVINTLEGAEMTSQVTRDRTPLALAGRHLARLVSSYAL; via the coding sequence ATGGCAGCAGCAGAGGTGAAGGCGACCGCGACGGCGACGGCGACGGCGGACGGACTCGGAACGCGGGAGCGGCTGGTCCGCACCGCCTCGCGGCTCCTCCAGCACGGCGGGTACGAGAACACGCCCGTCAAGCAGCTCGTCCGCGAGGCGGAGGCCACCCTCGGTTCGCTCTACCACTTCTTCCCCGGGGGCAAGCAGGAGCTCGCGGTCGCCGCGATCCACTTCGGCGACGAGGAGTTCGCCGAGCTGCTCCGCTCCGGGCTGTCCGCGCACGCGGACCCGGCACGGGCCATGGAGGCCGTCGCGGAGCTGCTCGCCGAGGCGCTGGAGGAATCCGACTGGCGCGACGGCTGCCCGGTGACGGCCACGGCCCTGGAGTCGGTAGGCCGCCTGCCGGAGCTGCAGGCGGCCTGCGCCCAGGCTTTCGCGAACTGGCAGCGGATCGTCGCCGCGAAGCTCCTGGCCTGCGGCCACCCGGAGCCGGAGGCGCGCGACCTGGCGGTCACCGTGATCAACACCCTCGAGGGCGCCGAGATGACCTCCCAGGTCACCCGGGACCGGACCCCCCTCGCCCTGGCGGGCCGCCACCTCGCGCGCCTCGTCTCCTCGTACGCCTTGTGA
- a CDS encoding acyl-CoA dehydrogenase: MGHYKSNLRDIEFNLFEVLGRDNVYGTGPFGEMDTETAKTILSEIAKLSENELAASFEDADRNPPVFDPATNTAPVPASFKKSYKAFMDSEYWRLGLPEEIGGTTSPRSLIWAFAETILGANPAVWMYSSGPAFAGVLFEEGNEVQKKIAALAVEKRWGSTMVLTEPDAGSDVGAGRTKAVKQDDGSWHIEGVKRFITSGEHDMEENILHYVLARPEGHGPGTKGLSLFLVPKFHFDRETGELGERNGVYATNVEHKMGLKASNTCEMTFGDQHPAKGWLIGDKHDGIRQMFMIIEFARMMVGTKAIATLSTGYLNALEYAKERVQGPDLAEFMDKAAPKVTITHHPDVRRSLMTQKAYAEGMRALVLYTASIQDEIQLGQAAGEDTASLVGLNDLLLPIVKGYGSEKSYEQLAQSLQTFGGSGYLQEYPIEQYIRDAKIDTLYEGTTAIQGQDFFFRKIVRDQGASLNVLSETMKKFLAEGPGGEDLAPARDALAKAAVDLEAIVGQMIVDLTATGEDVKNIYKVGQNTTRLLMASGDVVVGYLLLKGAAVAAEKLPSASAKDVPFYTGKIAAAKFFASQILPGVSVARALAESVDNTLMELDEAAF, from the coding sequence ATGGGGCACTACAAGTCGAATCTCCGCGACATCGAGTTCAACCTCTTCGAGGTACTCGGCCGCGACAACGTGTACGGCACTGGCCCGTTCGGTGAGATGGACACCGAGACCGCCAAGACGATCCTCAGCGAGATCGCCAAGCTCTCCGAGAACGAGCTGGCCGCCTCCTTCGAGGACGCCGACCGCAACCCGCCGGTCTTCGACCCGGCCACGAACACCGCGCCCGTCCCGGCGTCCTTCAAGAAGAGCTACAAGGCCTTCATGGACTCCGAGTACTGGCGCCTGGGCCTGCCCGAGGAGATCGGCGGCACCACCTCGCCCCGTTCCCTGATCTGGGCGTTCGCCGAGACGATCCTGGGCGCGAACCCGGCCGTCTGGATGTACTCCTCCGGCCCGGCGTTCGCCGGCGTCCTCTTCGAAGAGGGCAACGAGGTCCAGAAGAAGATCGCCGCGCTCGCCGTCGAGAAGCGCTGGGGCTCCACCATGGTCCTCACCGAGCCGGACGCCGGCTCGGACGTCGGCGCCGGCCGCACCAAGGCGGTCAAGCAGGACGACGGCTCCTGGCACATCGAGGGCGTGAAGCGCTTCATCACCTCGGGCGAGCACGACATGGAGGAGAACATCCTCCACTACGTCCTCGCGCGCCCCGAGGGCCACGGCCCGGGCACGAAGGGCCTCTCCCTCTTCCTGGTCCCGAAGTTCCACTTCGACCGGGAGACCGGCGAGCTGGGCGAGCGCAACGGCGTCTACGCGACGAACGTCGAGCACAAGATGGGCCTCAAGGCCTCCAACACGTGCGAGATGACCTTCGGCGACCAGCACCCCGCCAAGGGCTGGCTGATCGGTGACAAGCACGACGGCATCCGCCAGATGTTCATGATCATCGAGTTCGCCCGGATGATGGTCGGCACGAAGGCCATAGCGACCCTGTCGACCGGCTACCTGAACGCGCTGGAGTACGCCAAGGAGCGCGTGCAGGGTCCGGACCTCGCCGAGTTCATGGACAAGGCGGCCCCCAAGGTCACCATCACGCACCACCCCGACGTGCGCCGCTCGCTGATGACGCAGAAGGCGTACGCCGAGGGCATGCGCGCCCTGGTCCTCTACACCGCCTCGATCCAGGACGAGATCCAGCTGGGGCAGGCCGCCGGCGAGGACACCGCGTCCCTCGTGGGCCTCAACGACCTGCTCCTGCCGATCGTGAAGGGCTACGGCTCGGAGAAGTCCTACGAGCAGCTCGCGCAGTCGCTCCAGACCTTCGGCGGCTCGGGCTACCTGCAGGAATACCCGATCGAGCAGTACATCCGCGACGCCAAGATCGACACCCTCTACGAGGGCACCACGGCCATCCAGGGCCAGGACTTCTTCTTCCGGAAGATCGTCCGCGACCAGGGCGCTTCCCTCAACGTCCTCTCCGAGACGATGAAGAAGTTCCTGGCCGAGGGCCCCGGCGGCGAGGACCTCGCCCCGGCCCGCGACGCGCTCGCCAAGGCGGCCGTCGACCTGGAGGCCATCGTCGGCCAGATGATCGTCGACCTCACCGCCACCGGCGAGGACGTCAAGAACATCTACAAGGTCGGCCAGAACACCACGCGGCTGCTCATGGCCTCCGGTGACGTGGTCGTCGGCTACCTGCTCCTCAAGGGCGCGGCCGTGGCCGCCGAGAAGCTGCCGTCCGCCTCCGCCAAGGACGTGCCGTTCTACACCGGCAAGATCGCGGCGGCGAAGTTCTTCGCCTCCCAGATCCTGCCGGGCGTCTCGGTGGCCCGCGCGCTCGCCGAGTCCGTCGACAACACCCTGATGGAGCTCGACGAGGCCGCCTTCTAG